From Monomorium pharaonis isolate MP-MQ-018 chromosome 9, ASM1337386v2, whole genome shotgun sequence, the proteins below share one genomic window:
- the LOC105834061 gene encoding kanadaptin — protein sequence MEANVPDSATSLSEAASTDNVDVSNDKAIPESSSACDEQNVEKPETKDTSESSRSTGDTCKEPGFKKPFLLIGPKRGKIGKIRTVSSDTALPPSESSSVIKETFNPAEPQDVEDSETSKLTLERSVEENVSFDARNVPVPYLEPKWGGKPTEEYKLEVLKSGVILDKIDLTERSFYVVGRLPSCDMSLAHPTISRHHAIIQYRAIGDEKNSTGFYLYDLESTHGTFWNGHRIKPRIYVRLHGGHMIRFGCSQRKYILQAPLDDQEEESELSVTQLKEKRLEELRERESRQQEEDEAEEKARQAEENEGIDWGMGEDADEETDLTENPYASMVDEELYLDDPKKTLRGWFEREGYDLQYQVEEKGIGQFLCWISLPKECFGGRSMKAEALIKGKKKESVVQCALEACRILDRHGLLRQANHESRRKKARNWEEDDFYDSDEDNFLDRTGTVEKKREQRMKLAGKLEEKVETYSSLTEKHNEILDKISRLNARLTEAQENNAKAGETNEDSLDVFMSSLNTATLSKSDITKMKVELQNLRREEMKLVKLINLTKPADLPPLVSQVQGEGRKDDVQQKSKLSIKKVSQLERRRKFFEANNKGDSEKDLYDNNAMDNEEEEEEEEEEEGDDEQKEENRDDNIKRKKEKDADVHESECKKSTLQKDEMESNISTKTDDKPNIIKNLNQETRKPNVNATDRKRKKDSKSEKSKNIKKQYDQDVHSEDYSTWIPPKDQSGDGRTNLNDKYGY from the exons ATGGAAGCGAACGTACCAGATTCGGCAACCTCCCTTTCCGAGGCTGCTTCTACCGACAACGTTGACGTAAGTAACGATAAAGCGATTCCCGAATCATCATCGGCGTGTGACGAGCAAAATGTTGAGAAGCCGGAAACGAAGGACACGTCCGAGTCTTCCCGAAGTACAGGTGACACCTGTAAGGAACCGGGATTCAAGAAGCCGTTTCTACTGATCGGCCCCAAGCGGGGTAAGATCGGAAAGATTCGAACTGTGAGCAGCGACACGGCACTTCCACCGTCCGAATCGTCGTCAGTGATTAAGGAAACCTTCAATCCTGCTGAGCCGCAGGATGTCGAAGACTCTGAAACCTCTAAGTTGACATTGGAAAGGTCTGTAGAGGAAAACGTCTCGTTTGACGCGAGGAACGTTCCCGTTCCATATTTAGAGCCAAAGTGGGGCGGAAAACCAACCGAGGAATATAAACTAGAAGTTCTGAAGTCTGGGGTAATTCTAGACAAGATCGATCTTACTGAGAGAAGTTTCTATGTGGTAGGCAGGTTGCCCTCCTGTGACATGTCCCTCGCTCATCCGACGATCTCGAGACACCACGCGATTATTCAGTATAGAGCGATAGGAGATGAGAAGAACTCTACTGGTTTTTATTTGTACGATTTGGAGAGCACCCATGGCACATTCTGGAATGGACATCGTATAAAACCGAGGATCTACGTTCGATTGCATGGTGGTCATATGATAAGGTTTGGTTGTAGTCAGAGAAAGTACATCTTACAAGCTCCATTGGATGATCAGGAGGAAGAATCTGAGCTGTCGGTGACTCAACTTAAA GAAAAACGATTAGAAGAATTGCGAGAACGGGAGTCTAGACAGCAAGAGGAAGATGAAGCAGAAGAGAAAGCGAGGCAGGCTGAAGAGAACGAGGGTATTGATTGGGGGATGGGTGAGGATGCTGACGAGGAAACGGATTTGACAGAAAATCCCTACGCTTCTATGGTAGACGAAGAACTGTATTTAGATGATCCTAAGAAAACATTGAGAGGTTGGTTCGAAAGAGAGGGATATGATTTGCAGTATCAAGTGGAAGAGAAAGGGATTGGCCAATTTTTGTGTTGGATaag ttTACCTAAAGAATGTTTCGGTGGTCGTTCTATGAAAGCAGAAGCTCTTatcaaaggaaaaaaaaaagaatctgtTGTTCAATGTGCTCTGGAAGCCTGCAGAATTTTGGACAGACATGGATTATTGAGACAAGCCAATCatg AGAGCCGAAGAAAGAAAGCGAGAAATTGGGAGGAGGATGATTTTTACGATTCAGACgaagataattttttggaTAGAACGGGAACAGTAGAAAAGAAACGTGAACAAAGAATGAAACTAGCTGGAAAATTGGAGGAAAAAGTCGAGACATATAGCTCATTG ACTGAGAAGCATAACGAGATCCTGGACAAAATTTCACGTTTGAACGCTCGTTTAACAGAAGCACAGGAGAATAATGCTAAAGCGGGGGAAACCAACGAGGATTCGTTGGATGTCTTTATGTCTAGTTTAAACACAGCTACTTTGAGCAAAAGCGATATAACGAAAATGAAGGTGGAATTGCAGAATTTACGTAGAGAAGAAATgaaacttgtaaaattaataaatcttacgAAGCCAGCCGACTTGCCACCTCTTGTCAGTCAAGTGCAAGGGGAAGGTAGGAAGGATGATGTGCAACAAAAATCAAaactttctataaaaaaagtttcgcAGCTTGAAAGAAGGAGAAAGTTTTTTGAGGCAAAC aacaAAGGCGATTCTGAGAAAGATTTGTATGATAATAATGCTATGGAtaatgaagaagaagaagaagaagaagaagaagaagaaggtgATGATGAacaaaaagaggaaaatagagacgataatataaaaagaaaaaaagaaaaagatgcgGATGTACATGAATCTGAATGTAAAAAATCTACACTACAAAAAGATGAAATGGAATCAAATATTAGTACGAAAACCGATGACAAAccgaatattataaagaacCTCAATCAAGAAACGAGAAAACCAAACGTTAACGCTACAGatagaaaacgaaaaaaagatagtaaatcggagaaatcgaaaaatataaagaagcaGTATGATCAAGATGTCCACTCAGAAGATTATTCTACGTGGATACCGCCGAAAGATCAATCTGGAGATGGAAGGACGAATCTTAATGATAAATATGGATATTGA
- the LOC105834059 gene encoding uncharacterized protein LOC105834059 encodes MEHVDSPSYLQTIWAPIASVGWYLVGLGIIALYMFPHIQEKYKNWKTRNQRDDIALGKKTDKLPQLSANVEMARQKMQEVYNKNCALAQIKEEEEKEKKRQKVLKLLENKNVGTRLGGATDDQTPSTSTKSKLKSEYNPLMGDNTRGYRPPKRSCCKKGGCG; translated from the exons ATGGAGCACGTCGACAGTCCGAGCTATCTGCAAACGA TTTGGGCGCCGATAGCTTCCGTGGGATGGTACCTTGTAGGGCTCGGTATCATCGCGTTATATATGTTTCCACATAtccaagaaaaatataaaaactggaAAACAAGGAATCAACGAGATGATATCGCACTTGGCAAGA AGACTGACAAATTGCCACAGTTGTCGGCTAATGTGGAAATGGCTAGACAAAAGATGCAAGAGGTATACAACAAGAATTGTGCTTTAGCACAAATCAAAGAGGAAGAG gagaaagagaaaaagagacagaaGGTCTTGAAATTATTGGAAAACAAGAACGTAGGTACTAGACTTGGTGGTGCAACTGATGATCAAACTCCTAGTACTAGTACAAAATCCAAATTAAAATCAG agtATAATCCTTTGATGGGTGATAACACTCGTGGATATCGTCCTCCTAAACGGAGCTGCTGTAAAAAGGGTGGATGTGGTTAA
- the LOC105834060 gene encoding uncharacterized protein LOC105834060 translates to MPLSIGVNLRVTGHCNQGGRKYMEDMFCVAFQPTPDDKDLEYAFFGIFDGHGGGEAATFAKEHLMDIIVKQKNFWSDRDEDVLRAIRDGYMNTHYAMWRELDKWPRTASGLPSTAGTTASIAFIRKGKIYIGHVGDSAIILGYQAEGDPQWRAKALTKDHKPESGPEMTRIQESGGKVVSKSGVPRVVWNRPRIGHKGPVRRSTHMDEIPFLAVARSLGDLWSYNSELNTFVVSPEPDVKVIPVDVKSHRCLIFGTDGLWNMLSPQAAVAIVQATDRHNEKHLIASQQTGGQADMAQMWINPSKSLVDRALERWSSTRLRADNTSVVTLMLDPSGPCRSEVLFNQKKDRVIHHGTNTPTTTKESENVETVSPKVMTPCMPCIPPPSASTDLDIDSKQPDSSNGNEETVNRMSQPETVSCPEKSILSEIDTSSDLRETVIDKSVETIDIEDIQVAEISSSQMPEESGDLENKRTSEINHEKLEHLENGKKQIAERNENEKTKDDDAQTPIQTTLKSNKFTEPKEIVTETGVSVTRQNTFSGVNEEALQPAPLVSRLRRSGIVSIKSNSFDNGEVKNILLNGSRHKQHPLFSARADVRTIKRRHSLSTQAQNAFADVTPTADSKTYVSMKSRYSRVTKSSVVESTMVEETTTKSASKTANCVNNNHNHNHNSNSNKRRHSAITQTSVSSSGVDDSYAQQESCAKRRTRSEDQRHSPTDENNPANQAVENANARLSWLTSDRRSDSSMNGATLTTLSSSSNTFQRRSLGKKATPVKTIRRSSINSSTRLQHLRGSFGLRDWDQGRNNRANSCNSRRTLNRTVTVIGPTDTTIPQRWLRSDTMAATPVKTLRSRNVDIDGHTISAQLVHQYGVVKQNRLHLPNKLKQPANSGSLQSSRVRSSSLSASKLKQTNGNGGSVSTCATINASTAGSTSGIAKKVKSPYNPSARSLSTRSRIKRLGK, encoded by the exons ATGCCGCTGAGCATCGGCGTTAACCTGCGGGTAACCGGCCACTGTAACCAGGGCGGCCGCAAATACATGGAGGACATGTTCTGCGTGGCGTTCCAACCGACACCGGACGACAAGGACCTGGAGTACGCGTTCTTCGGGATCTTCGACGGCCACGGCGGCGGGGAGGCCGCGACCTTCGCCAAGGAGCACCTCATGGACATCATCGTTAAGCAGAAGAACTTCTGGAGCGACCGCGACGAGGACGTGCTGCGGGCGATCAGGGACGGATACATGAACACGCACTACGCGATGTGGCGGGAGCTCG ACAAATGGCCAAGAACTGCGTCCGGACTGCCGTCCACGGCCGGGACAACCGCCAGCATCGCCTTCATACGGAAAGGCAAGATATACATAGGCCATGTGGGAGATTCCGCTATCATTTTGGGCTATCAGGCGGAGGGCGATCCTCAGTGGAGAGCAAAAGCGCTGACGAAGGATCACAAGCCGGAAAGCGGGCCGGAGATGACACGCATACAAGAGTCGGGTGGAAAAGTGGTTAGTAAATCTGGTGTCCCAAGAGTTGTGTGGAATAGGCCTCGCATTGGACACAAAGGCCCAGTCCGGAGATCCACTCATATGGATGAAATTCCATTCCTGGCAGTTGCCAGATCTCTAG gtgACTTATGGAGTTACAATTCCGAATTGAACACTTTTGTGGTCTCTCCCGAACCAGATGTAAAAGTTATTCCAGTCGATGTTAAGTCGCACCGTTGTCTTATTTTTGGTACCGATGGCCTATGGAATATGTTATCACCCCAAGCTGCAGTAGCTATTGTTCAAGCCACAGACAGACATAATGAGAAACATTTGATAGCATCTCAGCAGACTGGTGGA cAAGCTGATATGGCACAAATGTGGATAAATCCTTCGAAAAGTCTTGTGGATCGTGCCTTGGAGAGATGGTCGTCAACAAGGTTACGAGCAGATAATACCAGTGTTGTAACATTAATGTTAGATCCATCGGGACCATGCCGTAGCGAG GTACTATTTAATCAAAAGAAAGATCGTGTTATACATCACGGAACGAACACGCCAACTACGACGAAAGAGTCGGAAAACGTCGAGACAGTCAGTCCAAAAGTTATGACGCCATGTATGCCATGTATACCGCCGCCAAGCGCTTCCACGGATCTTGACATCGATTCCAAACAACCGGACTCGTCGAACGGAAATGAAGAGACTGTCAATCGGATGTCACAGCCGGAGACAGTTTCGTGTCCTGAAAAATCAATTCTGTCAGAGATTGATACTTCATCGGATTTACGAGAGACCGTGATAGACAAGAGTGTCGAAACTATCGATATCGAGGATATTCAGGTCGCCGAAATCTCCTCCAGTCAAATGCCAGAAGAATCCGGAGATTTGGAAAATAAGAGAACAAGTGAAATCAATCACGAGAAATTGGAACACTTAGAAAACGGAAAAAAGCAAATAGCTGAACGAAATGAAAACGAGAAAACAAAGGATGACGACGCGCAAACTCCGATCCAAACAACCCTAAAATCGAATAAATTTACTGAGCCCAAGGAAATCGTAACCGAGACAGGAGTATCCGTGACGCGACAGAACACGTTTTCTGGAGTGAACGAGGAGGCGCTTCAACCTGCTCCCCTTGTAAGCAGGCTACGTCGAAGCGGCATCGTTTCCATTAAGAGTAACAGTTTCGATAACGGCGAAGTGAAAAACATCCTTCTGAACGGATCTAGGCACAAGCAACATCCTTTGTTTTCCGCGAGGGCGGACGTCAGAACTATAAAACGACGACACAGTCTAAGCACCCAGGCTCAAAATGCTTTTGCTGACGTCACACCGACGGCAGATTCGAAAACTTACGTGAGCATGAAGTCGCGATACAGTAGAGTAACAAAATCATCGGTTGTAGAGAGCACGATGGTGGAGGAGACGACGACGAAGAGTGCATCGAAGACGGCCAATTGCgtcaataataatcataatcataatcataatagtaatagtaataaacgTAGACACAGCGCAATCACACAGACATCGGTTTCGTCGTCCGGAGTTGATGACAGTTACGCGCAGCAAGAATCTTGCGCGAAGAGGAGGACGCGTTCCGAAGACCAACGGCATAGTCCTACGGATGAAAACAATCCAGCTAATCAAGCGGTAGAAAATGCCAATGCCCGATTAAGTTGGCTCACGTCGGACAGACGATCGGATTCGTCAATGAACGGCGCCACTTTGACGACGCTCTCCTCGTCATCGAATACGTTCCAACGTAGAAGTTTAGGCAAAAAAGCTACACCTGTTAAAACCATTAGGAGATCGTCTATCAACAGTTCGACTCGACTGCAACATCTAAGAGGCAGTTTTGGCCTAAGGGATTGGGACCAAGGAAGAAATAACCGTGCGAATAGCTGTAACAGTAGAAGGACATTAAATAGGACAGTAACGGTAATTGGTCCTACGGACACGACGATACCACAGCGATGGCTAAG atCAGACACAATGGCAGCAACACCTGTGAAAACATTACGTTCGCGTAACGTAGACATCGACGGGCACACAATATCCGCGCAATTAGTTCATCAATACGGAGTAGTGAAGCAAAATCGATTGCATCTACCAAACAAGTTAAAGCAGCCCGCGAACAGTGGGTCGCTGCAATCGAGTAGAGTCAGGTCTTCCTCATTGTCAGCCAGTAAACTTAAACAAACGAACGGTAACGGTGGAAGCGTGAGTACTTGCGCGACCATAAATGCCTCGACAGCAGGTTCCACATCTGGTATAGCTAAGAAAGTCAAATCACCGTATAATCCTAGTGCTCGATCCCTGAGCACGCGATCTCGAATCAAACGTCTTGGAAAGTAA